One genomic region from Bufo bufo chromosome 3, aBufBuf1.1, whole genome shotgun sequence encodes:
- the LOC120993472 gene encoding lysozyme g-like isoform X1 yields MNFYIILILSVVADIVVTSGIYGDIGKVPTSGASRRTAQQDRLTLTGVQASKKLAENDLGKMNQYHKSKIQSVAQKTGMDGAVIAGIISRESRAGSALKNGLGDHNNGFGLMQVDKRYHKPEGTWNSEAHMNQATKILISSYNTMMKNYPSASKETWLKGAIAAYNTGTGRVKNLNSVDLYTTGRDYANDVAARAQFFRAHGY; encoded by the exons ATGAACTTTTACATCATCCTGATACTTTCTGTTGTTGCTG ACATTGTGGTTACATCTGGAATCTATGGTGACATTGGTAAagttcctacatcaggtgcaagtCGTAGAACAGCTCAACAGGACAGATTAACCCTCACTG GTGTACAAGCTTCAAAAAAGTTGGCTGAAAATGACCTTGGCAAAATGAATCAGTATCACAAGTCTAAAATTCAATCGGTAGCTCAAAAAACAGGGATGGATGGAGCTGTCATTGCTGGAATAATATCCCGCGAATCACGTGCCGGGAGTGCTCTGAAAAATGGTTTGGGGGACCATAACAATGGTTTTGGTCTGATGCAG GTTGACAAAAGGTACCACAAACCAGAGGGAACCTGGAACAGTGAAGCACACATGAACCAGGCAACAAAGATTCTTATTTCATCATATAATACAATGATGAAAAACTATCCTTCAGCTTCCAAAGAGACGTGGCTAAAAG GGGCGATTGCTGCATATAACactggtactggaagggttaagaACTTAAACAGCGTTGACTTATACACAACTGGAAGAGACTATGCTAACGATGTTGCTGCCCGTGCACAGTTCTTCAGGGCCCATGGATATTAA
- the LOC120993472 gene encoding lysozyme g-like isoform X2 — MQDVNLKDIVVTSGIYGDIGKVPTSGASRRTAQQDRLTLTGVQASKKLAENDLGKMNQYHKSKIQSVAQKTGMDGAVIAGIISRESRAGSALKNGLGDHNNGFGLMQVDKRYHKPEGTWNSEAHMNQATKILISSYNTMMKNYPSASKETWLKGAIAAYNTGTGRVKNLNSVDLYTTGRDYANDVAARAQFFRAHGY; from the exons ACATTGTGGTTACATCTGGAATCTATGGTGACATTGGTAAagttcctacatcaggtgcaagtCGTAGAACAGCTCAACAGGACAGATTAACCCTCACTG GTGTACAAGCTTCAAAAAAGTTGGCTGAAAATGACCTTGGCAAAATGAATCAGTATCACAAGTCTAAAATTCAATCGGTAGCTCAAAAAACAGGGATGGATGGAGCTGTCATTGCTGGAATAATATCCCGCGAATCACGTGCCGGGAGTGCTCTGAAAAATGGTTTGGGGGACCATAACAATGGTTTTGGTCTGATGCAG GTTGACAAAAGGTACCACAAACCAGAGGGAACCTGGAACAGTGAAGCACACATGAACCAGGCAACAAAGATTCTTATTTCATCATATAATACAATGATGAAAAACTATCCTTCAGCTTCCAAAGAGACGTGGCTAAAAG GGGCGATTGCTGCATATAACactggtactggaagggttaagaACTTAAACAGCGTTGACTTATACACAACTGGAAGAGACTATGCTAACGATGTTGCTGCCCGTGCACAGTTCTTCAGGGCCCATGGATATTAA